The following proteins are encoded in a genomic region of Zea mays cultivar B73 chromosome 9, Zm-B73-REFERENCE-NAM-5.0, whole genome shotgun sequence:
- the LOC100283642 gene encoding glycosyl transferase, group 1 family protein (The RefSeq protein has 2 substitutions compared to this genomic sequence) translates to MSQTGEVQVPLLQTEEADGEWSSKPRRIALFVEPSPFAYISGYKNRFQNFIKHLREMGDEVLVVTTHKGAPEEFHGAKVIGSWSFPCPLYQNVPLSLALSPRIFSEVNKFKPDIIHATSPGIMVLGALAIAKMISVPILMSYHTHLPAYIPRYNLNWLLEPTWSFIRCLHRSADLTLVPSLAIAEDFETAKVVPANRIPLWNKGVDSESFHTKYRRHEMRVRLSGGEPEKPLVIHVGRFGREKNLDFLKRVMERLPGARIAFVGDGPYRAELEKMFMGMPAVFTGMLQGEELSQAYASADVFAMPSESETLGQVVLESMASGVPVVAARAGGIPDIIPKDKEGKTSFLFTPGDLDECVRKIEQVLNSKDLRETVGKAAREEMEKCDWRAASKKIRNEHYSTAISYWRKKMDKSN, encoded by the exons ATGTCGCAGACAGGGGAGGTGCAGGTGCCGCTGTTGCAGACCGAGGAGGCGGATGGCGAGTGGAGCTCCAAGCCACGCCGCATTGCTCTCTTCGTCGAGCCGTCGCCCTTTGC TTACATTTCCGGCTACAAGAATCGGTTTCAGAACTTCATCAAGCATCTACGAGAGATGGGCGATGAG GTATTGGTGGTGACTACACACAAGGGAGCTCCTGAGGAGTTCCATGGTGCAAAGGTCATTGGCTCTTGGAG CTTTCCATGTCCTCTGTACCAAAATGTTCCACTCTCGCTGGCATTGAGCCCCAGAATATTTTCTGAGGTGAATAAATTCAAGCCAGACATAATCCATGCGACATCACCTGGAATTATG GTTCTCGGTGCTCTGGCTATAGCTAAAATGATATCGGTTCCAATATTGATGTCTTATCACACACATCTTCCAGC GTACATACCGAGATACAATTTAAATTGGTTACTTGAGCCCACGTGGAGTTTTATAA GGTGCCTCCACAGATCAGCAGATCTTACTCTAGTTCCTTCATTAGCTATTGCTGAAGACTTTGAAACCGCTAAAGTAGTGCCAG CAAACAGAATACGGCTTTGGAATAAGGGTGTAGATTCTGAAAGCTTTCATACTAAATATCGGAGGCACGAAATGCGTGTCAGATTGAG TGGTGGTGAACCAGAAAAACCATTGGTAATACATGTGGGCCGTTTTGGACGTGAAAAAAATTTGGATTTTCTGAAAAG GGTTATGGAGAGGCTCCCAGGAGCAAGGATTGCCTTCGTTGGAGACGGGCCATACAG GGCTGAGTTGGAAAAAATGTTCATGGGCATGCCTGCAGTTTTTACCGGAATGCTCCAAGGTGAGGAGCTCTCACAAGCGTACGCCAGTGCGGATGTATTTGCAATGCCTTCAGAATCCGAGACCCTCGGGCAAGTAGTGCTGGAGTCCATGGCTTCTGGAGTCCCAGTCGTCGCTGCTCGTGCTGGAGGGATACCTGATATAATACCCAAGGACAAGGAGGGTAAAACAAGCTTTTTGTTTACACCGGGAGATCTCGATGAGTGCGTGAGGAAGATAGAGCAAGTCCTCAGTTCAAAGGATCTCAGGGAAACCGTTGGAAAGGCTGCCAGGGAAGAGATGGAGAAGTGTGACTGGAGAGCAGCCTCGAAGAAAATCCGCAATGAGCACTACAGCACTGCGATATCGTACTGGCGGAAGAAGATGGACAAGAGTAACTAG